Below is a window of Entelurus aequoreus isolate RoL-2023_Sb linkage group LG07, RoL_Eaeq_v1.1, whole genome shotgun sequence DNA.
cggccacacacatacgctactgtcataacattttctttccaattcattaattaggcaactaatttgaaactggtgtgggtggctctatatatactagcccactgcagacacatgcagaaatcaacaaggaatcgaaaagtattaaatctgtgacaaaaataatatccgctctgtctaaacgataccgtttgatcagctgctcgtcataaaaaaaaacccaacattgttccgttccctgaacgttcgcagcacgtctctctcgcctcagtgccatcccctgctggcaactcctaaccacttaagacacctctgaaggtctcttaaatatcgtggagagtaggagtgattattagacttaagaacgttgataaaaagcttttattcttaagtttgagagtaggactaaatttcacaaattctcaggacttaagtgtaaaatggcactctaagaagcttgataagtacggcccctggtcttccccgtggcctcctactggtcggacgtgccctaaacacctctccaGGGAGGCGtctaggtggcatcctgaccagatgcccgaaccacctcatctggctcctctcgagccGACGGAGAAAACTAATTTCGGCAGCCTGGGAacatagattgaccggtaaatttagaactttgccttccggctcagctccttctttaccacaacagatcgatacagtgtctgcattactgaagacgccacactgatccgcctgtcgatctcacgatcaactcgtgagacggcgtggcgaagttgatagagtggctgtgccagcaatcggagtgttgctggttactggggttcaattcccaccttctaccttcctagtcacgtccgttgtgtccttgggcaagacacttcaccctttgcctctgatggctgctggttagcgccttgcatggcagctcccgccctcagtgtgtgaatgtggaaatactgtcaaagcgctttgagtaccttgaaggtagaaaagcgctatacaagtataacccatttatcattatttaactcttctctcactcgtgaacaagactccgaggtactggaactcctccacttggggcaagatctcgtCCCCAAACCGGAGATGGCttgcacccttttccgggcgagaaccatggactcaaacttggaggtgctgataatCACCCCAGTCGCTTCGCAGTCGCTTCGCAGTCGCTTCGCAGTCGCTtcgcactcggctgcgaaccgatccagtgagagcagaagatcctggccagatgaagccatcaggaacccatcatctgcaaaaagcagagacctaatcctgcagccaccaaactgaaTCACCTAAACGCCTAGAAATTctttccataaaagttatgaacagaatctgcaacaaagggcagccctggcggagtccaaccctcacttaaacgggtccaacttactgccggcaatgcgtaccaagctctgacactgatcatacagggagcggaccgccacaatcagacagttcgATATTCTCTTAGCACTCCCtacaggacttcctgagggacaccgtcgaatgccttctccaagtccacaaacacAATTAAAATATTGGATAATCAAATGACTAGAGGGTTGTGACATTATTCTCATCTAATGTGTGGCTCATTAACAGGAACGATGAGATTGGGATATTGCAGTGAATTGACAGTGAAGAAATATTTACATTACACATCTTGGTCTTGAAACCAAGGTGAAAACAGCAGCAGCTTTGCTCATGCGCATTTCATTTGCAGTCAGGACTTTGAGTGGTAGGGGTCTACGCTCTACTGGCGCAGCAGACTGACTGCCTGTGAGTGCTTTGGAACGGGGGAGGTGCTCACGGCGGCACCCGCCACTGCTCGTTCAGGACAGTAAATGCAGCGTGCTTGCACCTCAGTCTCCAAAACACGAGAAAAGTATTAAAAATCACCGGAAAAATTTgctgctagtagctgtttacaaaaaattgTTGCCAAGAGGATTTTAAAAGTCGTCAGATTTAGCGACAAAGTCGCCAAGTTGGCAATACTGATTACAATTAATGGGAGGACTTTGGAAATACGAATTTTGAAAAAACATGTATTGTTGCAAACATAAGAGTCTACAAACATATACCTTTATGGAACAATGTGATGAATACTTCAGTACTACCACACCAAACAAAGACACAAAACTTGAGGAAAACGTTTACTGAACTACACAATGCAAATTCAACATGATCCAAAAACATTTTCTAAATGATAAAAAAAGCAACATTTGAGTAGGTGGTGGGTTGTGTGTTTGCTCAAAAGGGCCTCATACGTGGACCAAGTGGCGGCGCTCTATTGGGAGGTGTGATGGCGATGTCCAAGTAGTCTCCAATATGAAAACGTTGAGACTGCAGTGTCATGGAGTCATCAGCCCCCTTCCTGCCGGACACAGTGTTGCCCATCTCTTTGAAGCTGATGGACGAAGGACAAGGAAAACTTTAGACACCATTGTAAATAATGCAAATGTTACTGATGTTACTGGCACACTAACCGATACACTTTTCCTCGAAGGTCAGGGTAGACGATAGAAAAACTGAAATGGGTTCCTTTTTTCCTGGCTTCTGGATACACCTCCTTCACCAGGCTAGTAAGCTCCCGCAGCGTAGCGTCCATCCTTCAAAAGACACAAAGCATCCGACACGTTACACAGAGGACTTGTCTGGATTGTAACCAGATTGTTAGTAGAGCATTAAATTACAAAAGCAGAAACCACCGTAAACGATACAAAACAATTAAACAGTCAATTCATTGAAAAATAACTTGCAGTCTATATTTTGTGGTAGACACTACAGGAGCAGACAGTGGTTTCTTTCTTTGTCTTTGAGGATCACCATTAATGAAGCAGATGCACCCAATTTTCGGGACAGATCATGACTTTTATCACCGAAAAAGCACTGCAGAGACCTAATGTTACCACGAATTAAGGAACTAAGGATCAGAATTGAGGCAAACAAACACACTGTAAACTTCCTGGATGTAACACTCAACCTAAGCAGTAACACATACCGGCCATTTACAAAGCCCGACACCACATTACAATATGTACACCATTACAACAACCATCCGCCTGTCACAACCAGGAACATCAACAGGAGATTGTCAGTCCTGTCATCGGACAGGACTGACAGCAACACCTCCATACCAGAAAGCACTCAATGAAAGTGGATACCAATACACCCGCCAATACGACCCACCTGCAACTAAAACAAGAAAAACCAGGAAACGGGATAACATACTTTGGTACAACTCCCCATTCAGCAACAACGTCAGCACGAACATTGGACATAAAATGTATTGCACTCATTGACAAGCACTTCCCCAAAAACATGTACTCAGGAAGATATTCAACATGAACAACTTGAAACTTAGCTATAGCTGCAtgatgaatatcaaacaaaccatTGACTCACACAACAAAAATATTCTGAGCACACACAGACGAGCAACCGCTAACGACTCTAACTCCACAGATAGCTGCAATTGCAGACAAAGGCTTAACTGCCCACTTAATGGAGACTGTTTAAAAACATCAGTTATTTACCAAGCCAGCGTCACCCGCAAGGACACCCCAAACACATAGACATATATTGGACTCACAAAAAACACCTTTAAAACCCGTTGCAACAGTCACACAGCATCATTCCGTAGGCTTCAACTCAAGAACTCTACAGAGCTGAGCAAATACATATGGACtcttaaaaacaatacaattgatCACGCCATTACATGGTGAATTGTCGCATCCAGCTCAGCATACAACAGTGTAGCTAAATGATGTAACCTGTGCCTGAAGGaaaaatgtttattatataccaccccagcatgtccacATTACACaaactggtctcatcatgccggcacagaagcaaggcactactgtgtaagaatggccacacccccatgtaacataccctatatatatacacagtatgtaacaaccacagacgcttcaataaactcccctgaagagcagggaaacctacgaaacaggcttgcagggattaaatagcctctgtgttttttcataTACCCGCAGACAGCggcctacaaaatgtgcaaatattaagaggatggCAGCAGCTTCTAAGCATAGAAAATTGCAAAGAAATTGTGACATCATGCATCGTGTCTGTCCGTGCTTCTTGTGGTCTAACTGCGTCCACcaggacaaagattgtgaatgacagaaAACAGGGCTCActgctttcagttaattctactgttaaataaacgcgctcaggtgctgagagtgaTGGACAGAGTAATACTTATTTCaccctgtttgaagcg
It encodes the following:
- the sap18 gene encoding histone deacetylase complex subunit SAP18 → MALESRITQEEIKKETEKPIDREKTCPLLLRVFTTNNGRHHRPDEFARGNVPSSELQIYTWMDATLRELTSLVKEVYPEARKKGTHFSFSIVYPDLRGKVYRFKEMGNTVSGRKGADDSMTLQSQRFHIGDYLDIAITPPNRAPPLGPRMRPF